The Apium graveolens cultivar Ventura chromosome 3, ASM990537v1, whole genome shotgun sequence sequence CTCAGCCTTGTGCTGAGTTTGTATTTCCCACATCTTGCTCCATTGAGCTGCCTTCCCAAAAGTACACTGAGCAGTGAAAACAGCAGCTGCTGCTAACATCGATGGTGGATACTTGACCATCTCATACTCCACCAAGCAGAGATCGATTATGTAAAACGCAAGAAACTCCATCTGGTTCAATATCAATGATTAGGTTCAGGGATTAAATTTATTTTTTGCATTCTATGATATAAAAGGCTCAACCCGACTACAGCAAGCATAGATATTTACGTTTACATCAATCGTGGAATAATATGTCGTAGGAATATCAAAGATAAATATTTTTTTCAGGTTGAACAGCTTTCAGGAACTTCTTCATGAACACATATGTAGCTGAAATTTAAAGTTTTTCTATTCTATGATAAGCAAGTAAAATTAATGCTCAACCTGACTCGAGTAAGCACTGATTATAATTTCATTAGAGAATGCCGTAATTGTATGCGTACATTGATCCTTCTATGATGTGTGGAAGGAAAATTAAGGACCAACCTTACTGTCGGATTGAGCAGCTTTAAGAAACCTCTTGGCAAACAAGTACACAGTTGGAACCGAGAAGTCGTAGTGAAATTTGTTGATCATCAATTTTTCCTGCTAGTTGGAAGTTAAATATCCAACTCCGATTAGTAATTACACTTCGATCATGTCAGAAATTATGTAATGGCAAAGGAAAACATGTTTTGGATATTACCATTTGAAGAACCTCATTCCTGGTGTAAGCATTGTCAGATATCAGGATGAGATCTTTGACAAACGGTGCCAAGGGTTCTTCATATTTGCTTGCAAGAAGCAAGGCCGTGACTCCAACAAGCTGTAGTGTTTTCCTTACAACGGGTTGCATAGCTAAGAACCTATCGATCAGATTGACACTCAAATACAGGGTCTCAGGCCTCAAATCAAATTTGCAATGGACCTGCTCATTCCATCGAAGTGTTAATAATGTTTGCTGCATAATACTTATCATTGTAAACGTTCACTTTTATACTGACCTCAATCAACCAGTCAATGAGAATCCCTCTGAATTTCTCGTTGATATGGAGTTGACTTGCCATGTAGTTTGGTGGCACACAGAAAGAATTCTACATTAAGGATACAATTGAACAGTTAAGCATACAAGAATTTAGCTTGCATATGCTCCATATAATTTCTTAGAATCTAGTAACTTTACGAAAAAACTTTCAGAGGGAAAGTGCTACATGTTCCATAATAAGCGATTACCTCTACATTTCTGTAGTATTTGTAAAGATCATCCATGTACTCGACAACATCAATGGGAACTTTCTTGTCATCCCCATCTATGTCCATATCATCTGCATCTATCACATCCATTACGTCGTCCTATAGAAAACTGTCATAATGAAGTCTTTTCTAACACTAATAGACGAATAAGGTAACAAGACAAGGTAAAAGCATCATACCTTTAGGTCATGTCGCGCAAGCATAGGCTCGGGAAAACTGTCTCCGGCCTTGTATATATTCAGATCAATTACAGAACAATCTGTTTTGATTACTGGTTGCTTAATTTCCTATATCAAAATAATCAAGCATTAAAATTATATACTACTAACTTCCTTTTTCAAAGATGACGAAGATAATAACTTAAACTTGTAAACAAATACCTCAGCTGAAATTTCATGCTGCTTGGCGGCTATTTGTGCATCAAGCATCCTAATtcaccaaaataattttaaataaatgcAACTCACAACATCAAGATTACAGAGCACCAAATTAAACTATCTATATATAATCAGATGCCTTAATTGCGAGTACAAACCTAGTTACTGGTCGATGAAACACTGGAATCTGATCCACATTGTTACCACAAATTGCTTTCTTTCTGAATTAAAGAACAATACAAATGATCAAAGGTCAGACTATGTACTCAAATTAGAAACATCAGAAGAATTAAAAAACAAATATCAGTGTTTAGAAGTTACTCTCGCAAGGTGCCTCTCTTGGTAGCTGCAGAAGGGTAAGGTGCGGCTCTTACATTATTTTGGTTGATCGTACTTAGAGCCTTCCTGGTCGGCCTGATTTCTGCAGTAGATTTCCTAGCTCCTGCTAACAATAAGAGCGTAGAGTTTAGTACACATATAGGACCTTACCTACACACTTATAAAATCAATACACCGGGAAACATATATAATCAAAGTTCATCTTACCTTGAATATTTGAGGGCCTAGCACCACCAACACAGTTTT is a genomic window containing:
- the LOC141715092 gene encoding G2/mitotic-specific cyclin-2-like, whose product is MAGSDENCVGGARPSNIQGKLLAGARKSTAEIRPTRKALSTINQNNVRAAPYPSAATKRGTLREKKAICGNNVDQIPVFHRPVTRMLDAQIAAKQHEISAEEIKQPVIKTDCSVIDLNIYKAGDSFPEPMLARHDLKDDVMDVIDADDMDIDGDDKKVPIDVVEYMDDLYKYYRNVENSFCVPPNYMASQLHINEKFRGILIDWLIEVHCKFDLRPETLYLSVNLIDRFLAMQPVVRKTLQLVGVTALLLASKYEEPLAPFVKDLILISDNAYTRNEVLQMEKLMINKFHYDFSVPTVYLFAKRFLKAAQSDSKMEFLAFYIIDLCLVEYEMVKYPPSMLAAAAVFTAQCTFGKAAQWSKMWEIQTQHKAEDIMKCSRLMVEFHQNAAKGKLTAVYHMYNTANYGYAANTEPAHFLLDC